Proteins encoded by one window of Thunnus thynnus chromosome 3, fThuThy2.1, whole genome shotgun sequence:
- the golga7ba gene encoding golgin A7 family, member Ba, with translation MQGLVPTATDGNMATEFHNLQELRHSASLANKVFIQRDYSEGTTCKFQTKFPSELESRIERTLFEDTVKTLNNYYAEAEKIGGQSYLEGCLACATAYLIFLCMETRYEKVLKKIAKYIQEQNEKIYAPRGLLITDPIERGMRVIEISIYEDRGSSGSSSGSSSVSGSTAR, from the exons ATGCAGGGACTCGTCCCTACGGCCACGGATGGCAACATGGCGACAGAG TTCCACAACCTGCAGGAGTTGAGGCACAGTGCATCTCTGGCCAACAAAGTCTTCATCCAGAGAGACTATAGCGAGGGAACCACCTGCAAGTTCCAGACCAAGTTCCCCTCTGAGCTGGAGAGCAGG ATTGAGCGGACACTGTTTGAGGACACTGTGAAGACACTGAATAACTACTACGCAGAGGCAGAAAAGATTGGAGGCCAGTCCTATCTGGAGGGTTGTCTGGCCTGTGCTACAGCATATCTTATCTTCCTCTGCATGGAGACACGCTATGAGAAG GTATTGAAGAAGATAGCCAAGTACATTCAAGAGCAGAATGAGAAGATCTATGCTCCCAGAGGTCTGCTCATCACAGATCCCATAGAGAGGGGAATGCGTGTC ATAGAGATTTCCATCTATGAAGACCGGGGCTCCAGTGGCTCCAGCTCaggcagcagctctgtgtcCGGCAGCACCGCTCGATGA